Proteins encoded together in one Vanessa cardui chromosome 19, ilVanCard2.1, whole genome shotgun sequence window:
- the LOC124537800 gene encoding zinc finger CCCH domain-containing protein 11A-like, whose product MESPRKFNDCYFYYYSTCTKGDNCVFRHEPSALGCETMCTAWQQGKCLDKGCKLRHMELRKNRKQIPCYWENQPGGCRKKHCPFMHKNPDARTDGIAPSQPAPMINAQATSNVPDPLVESGPMSASVAAVAAVPAPAPAPVPLLWPQQRQQVVLDSAILGVLPGTSELLPRRVVAAHAHAHAHAHAHAHSHAHAHEPQPSPYAPLPVDPLVVNFEEESDNESAPSSTPTKTLSADDAQKIARTKSQELLLLEKIQAEAAAFYSYDSLPQAEPPKERKIVRTNLTTKYDKLSLDEISGKQQATERRNSLDFKVLSLDEIRARKKVSETIIHQTPITLNLSRKRKLSTHETMTTSGNKIIKVVRSNSIVYKKLDKNAPAQTCQAKTGPKRSEDINSRKRTLSEQSDLYEVQNELVDNCYEFKRIKIAEQIPKPRLVRNRSATKSFSESRDDEYDTSKNNDSDTEVQFISIEVGNSDIALMTDDDVIDVETTRIAEPVDIVDLCDENEDNEITVSDLDLDLVKNVPDVVASCHKNLKRNDSTDNDLLNDIDAFLNEKL is encoded by the exons ATGGAGTCGCCGAGAAAATTTAACGATTgctatttctattattattccACGTGCACTAAG GGGGATAATTGTGTATTTCGTCATGAGCCGTCAGCTCTCGGCTGTGAAACAATGTGCACTGCTTGGCAACAAGGCAAATGTCTTGATAAAGGCTGTAAATTACGCCATATGGAACTTAGG AAAAACCGTAAGCAGATCCCGTGTTACTGGGAAAATCAGCCTGGAGGCTGCCGCAAGAAGCACTGCCCATTCATGCATAAGAATCCCGATGCTCGTACTGATGGTATAGCACCTAGTCAACCTGCGCCCATGATCAAT GCTCAAGCGACTAGCAATGTGCCAGATCCCTTAGTGGAAAGTGGTCCTATGAGTGCGAGTGTAGCCGCAGTCGCCGCAGTCCCCGCCCCCGCTCCCGCACCCGTTCCCCTACTTTGGCCACAGCAGAGACAACAAG TGGTGCTGGATTCCGCGATCCTAGGCGTGCTGCCGGGCACGAGCGAGCTGCTGCCGCGTCGCGTGGTggctgcgcacgcgcacgcgcacgcacacgcgcacgcgcacgcgcactcgcacgcgcacgcgcacgaaCCGCAGCCCAGTCCGTACGCGCCGCTGCCCGTCGATCCCCTTGTCGTCAACTTCGAGGAAG AGTCTGATAACGAAAGCGCCCCATCCTCGACGCCCACTAAAACCTTGTCGGCGGACGACGCGCAGAAAATTGCGCGCACGAAGTCCCAGGAACTGCTCCTCTTGGAGAAAATACAGGCTGAAGCGGCAGCCTTCTACAGCTACGATTCCCTCCCTCAGGCCGAGCCACCGAAGGAGCGGAAAATCGTCAGGACTAACCTGACGACTAAATACGATAAGTTGTCACTCGACGAGATTTCAGGTAAACAGCAAGCGACGGAAAGGAGAAACTCGTTAGATTTCAAAGTCCTATCGTTAGACGAAATCAGAGCGAGGAAAAAAGTCTCAGAAACGATTATACACCAAACGCCCATAACTCTTAATTTAAGTAGAAAGAGAAAACTGTCAACCCACGAAACGATGACAACGTctggtaataaaataatcaaagttGTCAGAAGTAATTCCATTGTGTATAAGAAATTGGACAAGAACGCGCCAGCACAAACCTGCCAAGCTAAAACGGGACCAAAACGAAGCGAGGATATCAATAGCAGGAAGCGAACACTATCAGAGCAGAGTGACTTGTACGAGGTACAAAATGAACTTGTCGATAACTGTTACGAGTTTAAGAGGATCAAAATAGCCGAACAAATACCAAAACCTAGGTTAGTTAGAAATAGGAGTGCCACTAAATCGTTTAGCGAAAGCAGAGACGATGAGTATGACACTAGTAAAAACAATGATTCCGACACTGAAGTACAATTTATAAGTATAGAAGTAGGGAATTCTGATATAGCACTAATGACTGATGATGACGTCATAGATGTAGAAACCACTAGAATAGCGGAACCCGTTGATATTGTGGATCTGTGTGATGAAAACGAGGACAATGAAATCACCGTGTCAGATCTAGATTTAGATTTAGTTAAAAATGTGCCTGATGTTGTCGCGAGCTGTCATAAAAATTTGAAGAGAAATGACAGCACAGATAACGATTTGCTCAATGATATTGATGcttttttaaatgagaaattATGA